The sequence GTCATTCTCAAAAAGTAGCTCACTTTAGATTTCAAGATCCAACGGATGCAAATATAAAATTTGAAATTAAAACAGAAAATATTAGCTTTAAGAAAACCGATACGAATGGAAGCCCTGTTGCAGGCGTTGTGATTGAAACATCGTATCAATCTGATATGAGTGGGCAAACATGGAAGCGTACAACGGACAAGAACGGACAATTTGTCAGTCGTGACTGGGAAACAGATCGAATGATGTATTATCGTGAAGTATCAGCACCAGCACCTTATGTGGTTGATCCAACAATTAAGTCTCATCGGGTGGTGGAAGGCGAGAATAAAAACATTATTTCGATGGTGAATAAATTCCAACGTTCTAACATCACGCTTACTAAAATTGAAAATGACTGGGATCAAAATTTTCCAGAAAATAAAGGTAAGAAATTAAGTGGGGCAAGCATTGAACTTTATGCAAAGGAAGATATTTATGAAGGAAGTCATCGTGTTTATCAAGCAGGAGACCTCTTGGGGACAAAAGTAACTGATTCAACAGGAAAAGTTGTCTTTAAAAATGTACCAATCGGTCAATATTACGCTAAAGAAACTAAAGCGCCAGAAGGTTATGTTCTCTTCCAAGGACAATGGGATATTTCGATTAAATATGATGGCGGTAAGCCAACAGTCAAAGTTACCGAAACCGGTAAGACAGTTACCAACCAAGTTATTTACGGTCAAGCTAAACTCATTAAGACCGATGGAAATCGTAAGCTTTTAGGGGGCGTTGTGTTTGGCGTCTATCGACTTGATGGAACCCTTGTTGAAGAGAAAACGAGTGATGCCAATGGTGAGATTCTTACATCAAATCTTCGTTATGGTGATTACTACTTTAAAGAACACCAATCCTTAAGTAATTATTGGCCAGATGAAACTCCAGTTTACTTCTCTATTCAACAACATAAAGAGGTGAAACATGTAACAATGGCTAACAAACAAGTCCTTGTACATCTTGAATGGAGTAAAACAAATGAAGATGGAATGCCTCTTGAAGGGGTTGGATTTAAAGTAAAAAATACAAAGACCAATGAATTTGTAACACTATCTTATGCAGATGGTAAGAAGGTGGTTGAAGAGGATATCTGGTTTACCGATGCACAAGGGGATGTATTTATTAAAGGTTTAATCGAAGCTGGTGAATATGAGCTTGTGGAAGTGGAACCTCTTGATGGATACCAAGTAATACAGCCGCTTAAATTTACGGTTGATAACAAGCAAAATTACATTGATCTCGGGGCGCTTATTGGACTGTCTCTCAATGTTGGAGACGTTGTGAATGAGTGGAATAGAGGAAATCTTAAAATTACTAAATGTGATATTGATACTAAAGAAGCTTTATCAAACTTTGGTTTCAAGCTCTACGATATGAAAAATAATTTGATTGGCTACTATGAGACAGGTGCTGATGGTACTGTAAGCATCGATAACTTAAAATACGGCACTTATGTTGTAGAGGAAGTAAAAGTTGGTGGCGACTACGGAATTGACCCTCAAAAAGCACGTCAAGAAGTATTCATTGAAGAACATGGGAAAACATATGAGGTAACCTTTGAAAATAAACATGCAGATATTAAAACGAATGCTTCGTTTGTAGCGTGTGATAAGGAAAATCCGGATATTGTGACCCTTGTGGACGTCGTTAAATACACTGATTTACAAGTTGGTAAAGAGTATGTACTTGATGGAACACTCATGTATAAAGATATTCAAAAACCCGTGAAGATTGATTATGAAATTGTTAAAGGGCAAACAGTATTCACACCTACATCAAAAGATGGAAGCATTGAAGTTAAATTTACATTAGATGCAAGCAAGTTAGAAGCTAAAACACTGGTTGTGTTTGAAGATTTATCACGCGAGAAACAATCAGTCGTTGTTCATCATGACATTAACGATATTGATCAAACAGTAACAATTCCAGAAATTGGTACAAGTTTAACGTATACAAATCGTGATAAAGAAACACCGAATATCGTCACATTGACGGATAAAGTACGTTATAACGATTTAGTCCTTGGCAAAGAATATACTGTTAAAGGTCAACTTCAAGATGGGCTTACGGGCTTACCTTTACTCATTGATGGAAAAACAGTCGATGGTGAAACGACATTTATCGCAAACCAAAAAGATGGCTTCGTGGATGTTACATTCACATTCGATCAAAATAAACTCGAGACAGAAAAAATCGTTGCGTTTGAAAATCTCTATGAGAAAGAGCGACTTATCGCAGTTCATGCGGATCTTGAAGATAAAGACCAAAC is a genomic window of Erysipelothrix amsterdamensis containing:
- a CDS encoding SpaA isopeptide-forming pilin-related protein, which produces MQKTIKKFGISLLTFLLVITGFVTNVSADNGEVYHNDDMSVVVMVSRTIKDDTVTLDFDTKTTEDITIKEFKIADDSLQKQDHRYAYVVGENGNYKFTVEYTRNLLLEKENEENKIIERQEKFEFSLDVDELEEKNETNIEASQDVELELDEDSHSELKEEQKQEHLKTEEHESVHDKTAPTSSNSQKIIQDISVTVLENGTRTLSALPNMNDLDKFINEDEYICINNETGVISIERLVKPQPAIRRFRRSIGNVVTTGQKVIPAGETITVTWRADRSFYWQLWGGISELFVNGNRAYCLEPSIFDQVATNNASFTTLDSVNGVRVHPDGRLAFTPSSKQRINLELIANYGYKYPGHQTMRYEWATKKLIWNEMGWDVTGGPNVDTEMAEIRSLIAQHNDKPSWHGQSRKVKKGQVIDLSEAGLNKYSVNDKLTHGLEIIKDSGNTLKVRVVEKDARLVIRKKGGSEQGTSYVYSDGHSQKVAHFRFQDPTDANIKFEIKTENISFKKTDTNGSPVAGVVIETSYQSDMSGQTWKRTTDKNGQFVSRDWETDRMMYYREVSAPAPYVVDPTIKSHRVVEGENKNIISMVNKFQRSNITLTKIENDWDQNFPENKGKKLSGASIELYAKEDIYEGSHRVYQAGDLLGTKVTDSTGKVVFKNVPIGQYYAKETKAPEGYVLFQGQWDISIKYDGGKPTVKVTETGKTVTNQVIYGQAKLIKTDGNRKLLGGVVFGVYRLDGTLVEEKTSDANGEILTSNLRYGDYYFKEHQSLSNYWPDETPVYFSIQQHKEVKHVTMANKQVLVHLEWSKTNEDGMPLEGVGFKVKNTKTNEFVTLSYADGKKVVEEDIWFTDAQGDVFIKGLIEAGEYELVEVEPLDGYQVIQPLKFTVDNKQNYIDLGALIGLSLNVGDVVNEWNRGNLKITKCDIDTKEALSNFGFKLYDMKNNLIGYYETGADGTVSIDNLKYGTYVVEEVKVGGDYGIDPQKARQEVFIEEHGKTYEVTFENKHADIKTNASFVACDKENPDIVTLVDVVKYTDLQVGKEYVLDGTLMYKDIQKPVKIDYEIVKGQTVFTPTSKDGSIEVKFTLDASKLEAKTLVVFEDLSREKQSVVVHHDINDIDQTVTIPEIGTSLTYTNRDKETPNIVTLTDKVRYNDLVLGKEYTVKGQLQDGLTGLPLLIDGKTVDGETTFIANQKDGFVDVTFTFDQNKLETEKIVAFENLYEKERLIAVHADLEDKDQTIEIITYRILKKDIDTKEVLKEAEFTRYDLDGNIIEVLNTDEKGVVEFKLFKGEVNTAKETGAPLGYKLSDEVVTMDTNVSEDGSLFVIEYYNELLPDDALPATGVSNSFTIVATILVMLGGIFIALNKLFNKRKVNVVGSTTIKNKPTNWFKNILNGFAVLATSAIVLGISTVSVRADVIDDLNSLWNNSKRNIGRLLTLIGTVITSIATVVLFIAFVILLFNFVMSRRRGEDTSEKMMPLFGVLIGFAIVIALSAFGWASLI